A region of Ictalurus furcatus strain D&B chromosome 1, Billie_1.0, whole genome shotgun sequence DNA encodes the following proteins:
- the ly86 gene encoding lymphocyte antigen 86, whose amino-acid sequence MKLYSVVVILSMLHLPSGDTQEDYWPVHTACDSDKIQVIYRSCDPIQDVGFSLSSCTDIRTQPYVKASFLLRQSIDELYISVVVFHNGLNVFHMDEPICLPNFPRFTFCGNRRGEMVTIQTSLPGLKYPLKGSYDIHVHGINQNGFQIGCVNATATFL is encoded by the exons atgaAGTTATACAGTGTTGTAGTGATCCTGAGCATGTTACATCTACCTTCAGGGGACACACAGGAAGACTATTGGCCTGTTCACACTGCGTGCGACTCAGACAAGATCCAAGTGATATACAGGAGCTGCG ACCCCATACAGGATGTAGGCTTCTCGCTCAGCTCCTGTACAGACATACGGACACAGCCATATGTCAAAGCATCTTTTCTCCTGA GGCAATCCATTGATGAACTTTATATATCTGTGGTTGTGTTTCACAATGGACTAAACGTGTTCCACATGGACGAGCCCATCTGTTTACCCAATTTCCCTCGTTTCACCTTCTGTGGCAACAGGAGAGGGG aaaTGGTTACTATTCAGACGTCTTTGCCAGGACTGAAGTATCCACTAAAG GGTTCCTACGACATACATGTCCATGGCATAAACCAAAATGGCTTCCAAATTGGTTGTGTGAATGCCACGGCTACTTTTCTGTGA